In one window of Deinococcus cellulosilyticus NBRC 106333 = KACC 11606 DNA:
- a CDS encoding phage tail protein: MPDNKNARPFMQFNFRVSFGGVEAGFQEVSGIGTEVTVAEYRNGNELENNVRKLTGLNKATDITLKRGVTGAKELYKWMDEVRSGTGEPLKLVTIELLSASREKVMAWNLSNARIIKLTFGPLNAKGTDVAMEEMVIAYERVTVE, from the coding sequence ATGCCAGACAACAAGAATGCCAGACCGTTCATGCAATTCAATTTTCGGGTGTCTTTCGGCGGTGTGGAGGCCGGGTTTCAGGAGGTCAGTGGCATCGGGACGGAAGTGACCGTGGCCGAATATCGCAATGGCAACGAGCTGGAAAACAACGTTCGCAAGCTGACTGGACTGAACAAGGCCACCGACATCACCCTGAAGCGTGGGGTGACCGGAGCAAAAGAGCTTTACAAGTGGATGGATGAGGTGCGTTCGGGAACAGGAGAGCCCCTGAAACTGGTGACCATTGAACTCCTGAGTGCCAGTCGGGAGAAGGTGATGGCCTGGAACCTCAGCAATGCGCGCATCATCAAGCTGACGTTTGGGCCACTGAATGCCAAGGGAACGGATGTGGCGATGGAGGAGATGGTCATCGCCTATGAACGGGTGACCGTGGAGTGA
- a CDS encoding phage tail protein, which translates to MQMFQTFNFRVEIRLPESSHPLCEASFSECDGLEVTREVKSIREGGNNSTHLRLPGGVSYGQVTLKRGMTRGFDLWKWFDQSVSSPGLRASIDVVMLSAAREEAVRFTLTRALPVKLKAPALNARDGVIAIEELGVLFERMEVRYA; encoded by the coding sequence ATGCAGATGTTTCAGACTTTCAATTTTCGGGTGGAAATCAGACTGCCAGAGAGCAGCCATCCCCTGTGTGAGGCGTCTTTCAGTGAGTGCGATGGCCTGGAGGTCACCCGCGAGGTCAAGAGCATCCGGGAGGGGGGCAACAACAGCACCCACCTGCGCCTCCCTGGAGGGGTCAGTTACGGTCAGGTGACCCTGAAAAGGGGCATGACCCGGGGCTTTGACCTCTGGAAGTGGTTTGACCAGTCGGTGTCCAGCCCGGGTCTCAGGGCCAGCATCGATGTGGTGATGCTCTCGGCGGCCCGTGAGGAGGCGGTGCGTTTCACCCTCACCCGTGCCCTGCCCGTGAAACTCAAGGCTCCGGCCCTCAATGCCCGAGACGGTGTGATTGCCATCGAGGAACTCGGGGTGCTCTTCGAGCGGATGGAGGTGCGTTATGCCTGA
- a CDS encoding phage late control D family protein: MTLMVARPSLILNGQDSVLFRENLLELRIEDSLEGLCRLEATFSNWGNRQGQLGFLFRKQDVYFQTLVQVKLQDTVLFEGRVSALEAGFPEGAGPELTFLAEDALKDLRVQKKTRTFEHMSITDVVQQIARQNGLQAQVDAATDTRPLIMQLEQTDLGFLRDLALQTGAEIMFSAGKLYFQTRDRRSPQTLTLKVGTNVRDLTITADLANQVTGVEVHGWDVTGKQGVKESAGDSALGAELQADSAASILQALGLNRVKSLALPIQINATTARTQAQAEYRRVARSFVTLHGVTDPDPKLKVGNKIDLQAAGEGFSGTYSVTSTCFRFDSLYGARFEFTAQRPDFGGGF, translated from the coding sequence ATGACCCTCATGGTCGCCCGACCCAGCCTGATCCTGAATGGGCAGGACAGTGTGTTGTTCAGGGAGAACCTCCTTGAACTTCGCATTGAGGATTCCCTGGAAGGCCTGTGCCGTCTGGAGGCCACCTTCAGCAACTGGGGGAACCGCCAGGGTCAACTGGGCTTTCTCTTCAGAAAGCAGGATGTATACTTCCAGACCCTGGTGCAGGTGAAACTGCAGGATACGGTGCTGTTTGAAGGCAGGGTCAGTGCACTTGAAGCAGGTTTTCCAGAAGGAGCGGGGCCAGAACTCACCTTCCTTGCAGAAGACGCCCTGAAGGACCTGCGGGTGCAGAAGAAAACCCGCACCTTCGAACACATGTCCATCACCGATGTGGTGCAGCAAATCGCCCGACAAAATGGTTTGCAGGCCCAGGTGGATGCCGCAACTGACACCCGTCCCCTGATCATGCAACTGGAGCAGACCGACCTAGGGTTCCTGCGGGACCTTGCGTTGCAGACCGGAGCCGAAATCATGTTCAGTGCAGGAAAACTGTATTTTCAGACGCGGGATCGCCGTTCCCCACAGACCCTCACCCTCAAAGTCGGGACAAACGTGCGGGACCTCACCATCACGGCGGACCTTGCCAACCAGGTGACAGGGGTGGAGGTGCATGGCTGGGATGTGACCGGAAAACAGGGCGTGAAAGAAAGCGCAGGGGATTCCGCTCTGGGGGCAGAACTTCAGGCAGACAGTGCCGCCAGCATCCTGCAGGCCCTGGGCCTGAACCGGGTGAAGTCACTGGCACTGCCCATCCAGATCAACGCCACGACAGCGAGAACCCAGGCCCAGGCCGAGTACCGCAGGGTGGCCCGCAGTTTTGTCACCCTGCACGGAGTGACCGATCCCGATCCGAAATTGAAAGTGGGCAACAAAATCGACCTGCAAGCCGCTGGAGAGGGCTTTTCCGGGACGTACAGTGTGACCTCCACCTGCTTCCGATTTGACTCCCTGTATGGTGCCCGCTTTGAATTCACCGCCCAGAGGCCTGACTTCGGAGGGGGGTTCTGA
- a CDS encoding phage tail sheath family protein: MPEYLAPGVFIEETSFRSKSIEGVSTTTTGFIGASRFGPIDLEPELITSLGEFERIYGTGEPLVFSTKTAPKAAIHDLWQGVRAFFLEGGSRLYVSRTFRPLNSTGTYTAPTATAQSEVNKDARVGSFADPGNSAYTFYEDGHARLWLSGAAAVPLAGIYDETQYAKPADVPKEQTIKVQNTLLLRSRFPGSYGNFQVRFVLQGGANLIAGKKKAIFPDPKDGDKPKEYEFPNLTGVSVGDLILLDEDRATTQNFSKVYMVKSVGSDVVLTALDGTDSKTHDLDGSKGYVARKLTLNLEVLSPEGALVGAWSALSFNPADDSAITRVFKQRLDNPQSAIRYPLVIQHGLEAVKASGLFTGVFSTSAQHLSEVEKNQGLTLADKLLKGILQTHAMTGGNDGAPPTPTEFEGKEDLALNTRTGLKQFEALEDISIVAAPGITRGYASNTQNAQSIQNLLIAHCQKMRYRIAVLDSGDGMGISDVRTMRSVYDTSHAALYYPWVRILDPISKKEILLPPSGFVAGIYARNDIERAVFKAPANEIVSGALGFEFNIHKAQQEVLNPEGINCLRFFEGRGNRVWGARTLSSDSEWKYVNIRRYFAYLERSIERGMQWAVFEPNGSQLWDNVRRTIEDFLLNEWQSGALLGEKPERAYFVRCDRSTMTQNDLDNGRLVCLVGVAPVKPAEFVIFRIGQWTADRKG, encoded by the coding sequence ATGCCCGAGTATCTGGCCCCAGGCGTATTCATTGAAGAGACATCCTTCCGTTCGAAGTCTATCGAGGGAGTGAGCACCACCACCACCGGATTCATCGGTGCCTCCCGATTCGGTCCCATTGACCTGGAACCTGAACTCATCACGTCCCTGGGAGAGTTTGAGCGCATCTACGGGACAGGGGAGCCTCTGGTCTTCAGCACCAAAACTGCACCGAAAGCCGCCATTCATGACCTGTGGCAGGGGGTGCGGGCGTTCTTTCTGGAAGGGGGGAGCAGGCTGTATGTGTCCCGGACTTTCCGGCCCCTGAATTCCACTGGAACCTACACTGCCCCCACAGCCACCGCCCAGTCTGAGGTCAACAAGGATGCACGGGTTGGAAGTTTTGCAGATCCTGGGAACTCGGCGTACACCTTCTACGAGGACGGTCATGCCCGACTGTGGCTCTCAGGTGCTGCTGCAGTGCCCCTCGCAGGGATCTACGACGAAACCCAGTATGCCAAACCCGCCGATGTGCCCAAAGAGCAGACCATCAAGGTCCAGAACACCCTGCTCCTCCGTTCCCGCTTTCCAGGGTCTTACGGGAATTTTCAGGTGCGTTTTGTGCTTCAGGGCGGAGCAAACCTGATTGCAGGCAAAAAGAAAGCCATTTTTCCCGACCCCAAAGACGGAGACAAGCCCAAAGAATACGAATTTCCCAACCTGACCGGAGTGTCTGTTGGAGACCTGATCCTGCTGGATGAAGACCGAGCCACCACCCAGAATTTCAGCAAGGTCTACATGGTGAAAAGTGTGGGGTCTGATGTGGTCCTCACCGCACTGGACGGCACCGACAGCAAAACCCATGATCTGGATGGCAGCAAGGGTTATGTTGCACGAAAGCTGACCCTCAACCTGGAAGTGCTCAGCCCAGAAGGGGCACTGGTCGGGGCATGGTCTGCTCTCTCCTTCAACCCTGCAGATGACAGTGCCATCACACGGGTGTTCAAACAGAGGCTGGACAACCCCCAGAGTGCAATCCGCTATCCGCTGGTCATTCAGCATGGACTGGAAGCCGTCAAAGCCAGTGGCCTCTTTACAGGTGTGTTTTCCACCTCGGCCCAGCACCTCAGTGAAGTCGAGAAAAACCAGGGCCTCACCCTGGCGGACAAACTGCTGAAAGGCATTCTGCAAACCCACGCCATGACCGGCGGCAACGACGGTGCCCCACCCACTCCCACGGAATTTGAAGGCAAAGAAGACCTTGCCCTCAACACCCGCACAGGCCTGAAACAGTTTGAGGCGCTCGAAGACATCTCCATTGTGGCTGCCCCTGGCATCACCCGGGGATACGCCAGCAACACCCAGAATGCCCAGTCCATCCAGAACCTGCTGATTGCCCACTGCCAGAAGATGCGCTACCGCATCGCTGTGCTGGACTCAGGAGACGGCATGGGCATCAGTGATGTCCGCACCATGCGCAGCGTGTACGACACCAGTCACGCGGCCCTGTACTACCCCTGGGTGCGGATTCTGGACCCCATCAGCAAAAAGGAGATCCTGCTGCCCCCCAGCGGATTCGTTGCTGGAATCTACGCCAGAAACGACATCGAACGTGCAGTCTTCAAAGCCCCTGCCAACGAAATCGTCTCAGGGGCCCTGGGATTCGAGTTCAACATCCACAAAGCCCAGCAGGAGGTCCTCAACCCCGAGGGCATCAATTGCCTGCGCTTCTTTGAGGGCCGTGGGAACCGGGTGTGGGGTGCCAGGACCCTCTCCAGCGACAGCGAATGGAAATACGTGAACATCCGCCGCTACTTCGCCTACCTGGAACGCTCCATCGAACGCGGCATGCAGTGGGCGGTCTTTGAACCCAACGGAAGCCAGTTGTGGGACAACGTGCGCCGCACCATCGAGGACTTCCTGCTGAACGAATGGCAGAGCGGAGCCCTGCTGGGCGAAAAACCAGAACGGGCCTACTTCGTGCGCTGCGACCGCAGCACCATGACCCAGAACGACCTGGACAATGGCCGCCTGGTGTGCCTGGTGGGCGTGGCCCCCGTGAAACCCGCAGAGTTCGTGATTTTCCGCATCGGGCAGTGGACGGCGGACCGGAAGGGTTAA
- a CDS encoding GPW/gp25 family protein, whose translation MRDTLLGTGLKFPPEIKEGRFVYSSGTENILQNIEIILRTEVSERLRAPEFGAGLERLLFEPNTPATHHLIASKVEQALKQWEKRIEVQEVTVFTDPADETAVVVQLQYRLVATGAVSDTRFGMQLGGA comes from the coding sequence ATGCGTGACACACTTTTAGGCACTGGACTGAAATTTCCCCCTGAAATCAAAGAGGGGCGCTTTGTTTACTCTTCGGGAACAGAGAACATCCTGCAGAACATCGAAATCATTCTGCGCACCGAGGTTTCTGAACGCCTGCGTGCCCCCGAATTCGGGGCTGGACTTGAACGCCTGCTCTTTGAACCCAACACCCCGGCCACCCACCACCTGATTGCCTCGAAAGTGGAGCAGGCCTTAAAGCAGTGGGAAAAGCGCATTGAGGTGCAGGAGGTGACGGTCTTCACCGATCCCGCAGATGAAACGGCAGTGGTGGTGCAGCTCCAGTACCGCCTGGTGGCCACCGGAGCCGTGTCAGACACCCGCTTTGGCATGCAACTCGGAGGTGCCTGA
- a CDS encoding phage tail protein, which produces MVGRYLYLELTLHGSGRTTPRIRALRAIYPRFSYLQYLPKIYRELSAEDIENKRDIPESASLLDRFLANTEGILTDLEGRMAASEKQLDPRSSPAQDLEWLASWLGIRFPEHFNERQKRFLIQHAHTLLPLRGTRRGLEMLLNLALDPYPTPHTLDPECTRVKVLEDIRTPSKFSVVILLPETVPDPEILEQQVQVITLLTSQEKPAHTSFEVYFDWALFKVGTAVLGSGTALKNVPVSRLLPSLILGRNPLLARLWDARTDPRWVL; this is translated from the coding sequence GTGGTCGGGCGGTACCTGTACCTGGAACTCACCCTGCACGGGTCAGGCCGCACCACCCCGAGAATCCGGGCACTGAGGGCTATTTACCCCAGGTTCAGTTACCTGCAGTACCTGCCAAAGATCTACCGGGAACTCTCTGCAGAGGACATCGAAAACAAAAGGGACATTCCCGAATCGGCGAGCCTGCTGGACCGCTTTCTGGCGAATACCGAGGGCATCCTCACCGACCTTGAAGGGCGCATGGCTGCCAGTGAGAAACAGCTGGACCCTCGAAGCAGTCCAGCTCAGGACCTGGAATGGCTGGCTTCATGGCTCGGCATCCGTTTCCCGGAGCACTTCAACGAGAGGCAGAAACGCTTCCTGATCCAGCATGCCCACACCCTGCTACCTCTCAGGGGCACACGCAGAGGACTGGAGATGTTGCTCAATCTGGCCCTTGATCCTTACCCGACACCACACACCCTAGACCCGGAATGCACCCGGGTGAAAGTGCTGGAGGACATCCGCACCCCTTCAAAATTCAGTGTGGTGATCCTGCTCCCAGAGACCGTGCCTGACCCCGAAATTCTGGAGCAGCAGGTTCAGGTGATCACCCTGCTGACTTCCCAGGAAAAACCTGCCCACACCAGCTTTGAAGTCTATTTCGACTGGGCCCTTTTCAAGGTGGGAACTGCCGTGCTCGGATCGGGCACTGCTCTCAAGAATGTTCCCGTTTCCCGGCTGCTCCCCAGCCTGATTCTGGGCCGCAACCCGCTGCTGGCCCGACTGTGGGACGCCCGCACCGACCCCAGATGGGTGCTTTGA
- a CDS encoding putative baseplate assembly protein: protein MPIKPPVIEDRKYADLVQEALARIPVHNPEWTNFSKADPGVTLLELFAFMTETLLYRANLIPERNRMKFLSLLGVGLQEAKAASGLVALKSDQLEQVRQETLLRAGSIPFRATHALKVLPLVGRVFYKQPIVADSALMQAYQDLYASYPDRELMLYQVTPILDDLLSKVGPKDSADGAVWLGLFLPEGSKDTRETFLKKHTGETLTLGVVPSYELKKVMVNQKRDQLPFTVDVPAFQKDQLTFKTLPARLLQDSVAAPFTLEIKLPAFETDWNDLDPLEAGVGLMPPDLEDTQLREKLLGWLRINLQGSEFQLSALQVNALKVTQEEWVYSEILPDGTGEPDQMVRLSRAPVLPESVAVHVRVGTETETWTRVSDLHEAAPEVILPDPSLPPTVRKVYEQQSRVYVLDAESGEIRFGDGLRGTRPPVQAQIRADYAYSVGAKGNLGEKAITSIEHPKVKVLHSYPTWGGADAEKVQDAEKRIPQLFQHGQRLVTAEDFKTLTCSIPGIEVGRVELLSQKEEGTVRLLVVPQHDPAHPDAPVPDSIFLQAVCRHLDERRLVTTEVVVHPPRYRSILVSIGLEPRPGVAFSQVQDDVKAALKAFLSPLPSQTQAEWSLKKPVRAMELLATVNRVPSVEFAQDVFLGELGNPHLSTQTVNLQEDEFPLLAALSISVGDPVPLEDLTPSTPDTPDRLLVSVPSSKVKGCG, encoded by the coding sequence ATGCCCATCAAACCCCCGGTGATCGAGGACCGCAAGTACGCCGATCTGGTCCAGGAGGCCCTGGCTCGCATCCCGGTGCACAACCCCGAGTGGACCAACTTCTCGAAGGCAGACCCGGGAGTGACCCTGCTGGAACTCTTTGCCTTCATGACCGAAACCCTGCTCTACCGGGCAAACCTGATTCCGGAACGCAACCGCATGAAGTTCCTGTCCCTGCTCGGGGTGGGCCTGCAGGAAGCGAAAGCAGCTTCAGGCCTTGTGGCCCTGAAATCCGACCAGCTTGAACAGGTGCGCCAGGAAACCCTGCTCCGTGCAGGCAGCATTCCCTTCCGGGCCACCCATGCCCTCAAAGTCCTGCCTTTAGTGGGGAGGGTGTTCTACAAACAGCCCATTGTCGCCGACAGTGCACTGATGCAGGCTTATCAGGACCTGTACGCGTCCTATCCAGATCGGGAACTGATGCTGTATCAGGTGACCCCAATCCTTGATGACCTGCTCTCAAAAGTGGGCCCGAAGGACAGTGCAGATGGGGCTGTCTGGCTGGGACTTTTTCTGCCCGAGGGTTCAAAGGACACCCGTGAAACCTTCCTGAAGAAACACACTGGTGAAACCCTCACCCTCGGGGTGGTGCCCTCTTATGAACTGAAAAAGGTGATGGTGAACCAGAAACGGGACCAGTTGCCCTTCACGGTGGATGTCCCTGCCTTCCAGAAAGACCAGCTCACCTTCAAGACCCTTCCTGCGAGGCTGCTGCAGGACAGTGTGGCGGCCCCCTTCACCCTGGAAATCAAACTGCCAGCATTCGAAACGGACTGGAACGACCTGGACCCCCTGGAGGCCGGGGTGGGTCTGATGCCCCCTGACCTTGAGGACACCCAGCTCAGGGAAAAACTGCTGGGCTGGCTGCGGATCAACCTGCAGGGGAGTGAATTTCAGCTGTCTGCCCTGCAGGTGAATGCCCTGAAAGTCACCCAGGAAGAATGGGTGTACTCCGAAATCCTGCCCGATGGGACCGGAGAGCCCGACCAGATGGTGCGCCTGTCCCGCGCTCCAGTTCTTCCAGAATCTGTGGCAGTGCATGTGCGGGTTGGAACCGAGACCGAAACCTGGACGCGGGTCAGTGACCTGCATGAGGCCGCACCGGAGGTGATCCTGCCCGATCCTTCCCTTCCTCCCACGGTTCGCAAAGTTTACGAGCAGCAGAGCCGGGTTTACGTGCTGGATGCAGAATCCGGTGAGATCCGCTTCGGGGATGGACTTCGCGGCACCCGTCCACCCGTGCAGGCCCAGATCCGGGCCGATTACGCCTATTCGGTGGGTGCAAAAGGCAACCTCGGTGAAAAAGCCATCACCAGCATCGAACACCCGAAAGTCAAAGTGCTGCACAGTTACCCGACCTGGGGCGGTGCAGATGCAGAGAAAGTACAGGACGCGGAAAAACGCATCCCACAACTGTTTCAGCATGGCCAGCGTCTGGTGACTGCAGAGGACTTCAAAACCCTGACCTGCAGCATTCCGGGAATAGAAGTCGGGCGTGTTGAACTGCTCTCCCAGAAAGAAGAGGGAACGGTGCGTCTGCTGGTGGTGCCCCAACATGATCCTGCACACCCGGATGCACCTGTTCCAGACTCCATTTTTCTGCAAGCCGTGTGCAGGCATCTGGACGAAAGGCGTCTGGTGACCACAGAGGTGGTGGTGCATCCTCCCAGATACCGCTCCATTCTGGTGTCCATCGGGCTGGAACCCCGTCCTGGCGTCGCTTTCTCCCAGGTGCAAGACGATGTGAAAGCTGCCCTGAAGGCTTTCCTGTCTCCCTTGCCCTCTCAAACCCAGGCCGAATGGTCTCTCAAAAAGCCTGTGCGCGCGATGGAACTTCTGGCAACAGTGAACCGCGTCCCATCTGTGGAATTCGCGCAGGATGTGTTCCTTGGAGAGCTGGGCAACCCCCACCTCTCCACCCAGACCGTGAATCTGCAGGAAGACGAGTTTCCGCTGCTGGCCGCCCTGTCCATCAGTGTGGGCGACCCTGTACCTCTCGAAGACCTGACTCCGAGCACGCCGGACACTCCAGACCGCCTGCTGGTGTCTGTGCCGAGCAGCAAAGTGAAAGGATGCGGTTGA
- a CDS encoding CIS tube protein, whose product MPELQQLARAYMIELDAQSHEKPDTRIEVQFNPETLKVTFANQVANQDQGGKQNSPQFVGKGSTKLALTLYFDVTGELSTSLDSTAQGKGEPNSGTRDVRRLTRKVAHFITPQEIKEGKDRGKFAPPKVRFHWGSFQFDGIMESLEENLDFFSHDGFPLRASLTVGLTQQEIQFQIASNPAGAGQAKPGGKPAGTTPQTPARKGGNLPQMADQQGMGDDWQSVARGNNIENPRQLKPGQLIDFSLRKQVDG is encoded by the coding sequence ATGCCTGAACTGCAGCAACTGGCCCGGGCCTACATGATCGAACTTGATGCCCAGAGCCACGAGAAACCAGACACCCGGATTGAGGTGCAGTTCAATCCTGAAACCCTCAAAGTCACCTTCGCCAACCAGGTGGCAAACCAGGACCAGGGTGGCAAGCAGAACAGTCCCCAGTTCGTGGGCAAGGGCAGCACCAAACTTGCCCTCACGCTTTACTTCGATGTGACCGGGGAACTCTCGACTTCGCTGGACAGCACCGCACAGGGCAAAGGAGAACCGAATTCTGGCACACGGGACGTGCGGCGGCTCACCCGCAAAGTGGCCCACTTCATCACTCCCCAGGAAATCAAAGAAGGCAAGGACAGAGGCAAATTTGCTCCTCCGAAAGTGCGTTTTCACTGGGGAAGCTTCCAGTTCGACGGCATCATGGAGTCGCTGGAGGAGAACCTGGACTTTTTTTCCCACGATGGCTTCCCCCTGAGGGCAAGCCTGACGGTGGGCCTCACACAACAGGAGATTCAATTTCAGATTGCCAGCAATCCTGCTGGCGCAGGGCAGGCAAAGCCTGGTGGGAAACCTGCCGGAACCACCCCGCAGACCCCGGCCAGAAAAGGGGGAAACCTGCCCCAGATGGCCGATCAGCAAGGAATGGGAGACGACTGGCAGAGCGTTGCACGGGGCAACAACATCGAAAACCCCCGGCAGCTCAAACCGGGTCAATTGATTGATTTCTCCCTCAGGAAGCAGGTGGACGGATGA
- a CDS encoding phage baseplate assembly protein V → MERLYGVYPALVTDNNDPDGQGRVRVRYPWATSGTEEAWARLSTLIGGPSKGSFFIPEVDDEVLVTFEAGDPSRPYVIGCLWNGQDSPPARVTGQNEVKVLKTRSGMEIQFTERSGQEEILIQTPGGQSVKLKDGPGNVEVRDSNGNSVKLDPSGITVNAAAKVTVTASSVEVSAGMLTVNAGMSKFSGVVQANTVITNSVVSASYTPGAGNIW, encoded by the coding sequence ATGGAACGCCTGTACGGGGTCTATCCTGCGCTGGTCACCGACAACAACGACCCGGATGGGCAGGGACGGGTGCGGGTGCGCTACCCGTGGGCCACTTCGGGCACAGAGGAAGCCTGGGCCAGACTGTCCACCCTGATTGGAGGCCCCTCCAAGGGCTCTTTTTTCATTCCTGAAGTGGACGATGAGGTGCTGGTGACCTTCGAGGCAGGAGATCCCTCCAGACCGTATGTGATCGGCTGCCTGTGGAACGGTCAGGACAGCCCTCCTGCACGGGTGACGGGTCAAAACGAGGTCAAGGTCCTGAAAACCAGGAGTGGCATGGAGATCCAATTCACCGAACGCTCTGGCCAGGAGGAAATCCTGATTCAGACCCCGGGAGGCCAGAGTGTGAAGCTCAAAGATGGACCGGGGAATGTGGAGGTGCGGGATTCCAATGGCAACAGCGTGAAGCTCGACCCTTCCGGAATCACGGTGAATGCTGCAGCGAAAGTGACCGTGACGGCCTCCAGCGTGGAGGTTTCAGCCGGGATGCTCACAGTCAATGCAGGGATGAGCAAATTCAGTGGTGTGGTGCAGGCCAACACCGTGATCACCAACAGCGTGGTCAGTGCGTCCTACACCCCGGGCGCAGGGAACATCTGGTGA